Within Anopheles nili chromosome 3, idAnoNiliSN_F5_01, whole genome shotgun sequence, the genomic segment TATCAATGCTTAGATAATTTAATATCCAAAAAGCGATGAATTATGAATTAAACTATTTTGGGATCATTTTTAACATCAAAGTTGAACTATTAGATATTGATAATATTAGTATTCAAAACATGTTCTGAAGCGCATTCGGAGAACAACTCGATATATGAAACACTTCTCCCATGTGTATATATATCTTGAAATATAATGCGCAAATGAATAACAGGCGGTATTAAAGCTGCGATGATATTACGTCAATGAAATCAATGCACATGAGGTTCGCCCTCGATTTCGTGACTCTGCATCGAACCAGCGGCGTACCGGTTGAGACTGACTCCGTCCGCTTTGATCCTCTTTACTCCGACACAGAGCGATGCCGGTGGACCCGATGGACGACATTGAGCTGCGCTCGGTTCAGCTACAGTATCCCAACCAACGCGGTTCGATAGTTGGTTCATGCGATCTACGGCGCGTTCCGACGGACAAGGGCGACATCCTGGTCGCGGTGCAGGGCGATACAACGAAGCCAGCCATCGTGACGTACCACGATCTGGGATTGAACTGTGAGTAGCAGCGAACCGCATGCAGATGCGCAATGAATCGCAAATGGCAAGAACTGCAAGCAAGAGATAACGCTTTGCCACCTTATGTTTTAGATGCATCGAGCTTCGCCGGGTTTTTCAACTTCCCTACGATGCGCTCGCTGCTGGACAACTTCTGTGTGTACCACGTGAATGCTCCTGGACAGGAGGAAGGAGCCCCAACGTTCCCGGAAGAGTGAGTGTCCTTTTGGTTGCCTTATAGAACCAGCTCGTTTATCTAACCATCGCATCCGTATGCACTTTCGCTCACAGTTACGTCTATCCTACGTTCGACGAGCTCGGATCGCAGCTGCAATTTGTGATGACACACTTCAACTTGAAATCCATCATCGGATTCGGCGTGGGCGCTGGCGCGAACATCCTGGCCCGGTTTGCCTTGGCCAATCCGGATAAGGTACGTGCAAGAAAAGGGGCTCGCTGGGATGGAACGTGCTTGCATGCATGGTTGACGCGTGGCTGATAACGGCCACAGCATTATGTGGAGCGAGTCTGCCTGTCTCGGGCGACGATTGTCCGCACAGTCAGCGGATCagttctttcgtttgtttttcaagATGTCCATAACGCTTTTTTGTTACTCCCGTACGAGCAGGTTGGAGCGCTTTGCCTTATCAACTGCAGTTCTACAGCAGCCGGTTGGATCGAGTGGGGTTACCAGCTGCTGAACACGCGTAATCTTCGCACCAAGGGCATGACCCAGGGTGTGCTGGATTATTTGATGTGGCATCATTTCGGTCGGAATCCAGAGGAGCGCAATCTGGATTTAGTTCAGGTGAGTGATTCGAACAGTGGGAAGCTACATATCAGGGTTTTAACCGAAcaattgtttctattttcgCACTCACACAGCTTTATAAGAGCAATTTTGAGCGTTCGATAAACCCGGTTAACCTGGCCATGCTGATTGATGCCTACATCAAGCGTACGGATTTGAACATTGCCCGAACACCGTCGGGTTCGCCACAAACTTGTGAGTATTCGAAACAGTCTGTTAATTCGAAGTGGGCTATGTGCATCGTCGGACAAATAAAATTAGAGTGTATATTAAGCGGCAGTGGGTCGTTTTACCGGATAGCTACAGAGCGTCACCGCAAGGGATGATATTTTACCGAAACTGACTGTAATGTTTTACCTCTTTTTATCCTCATTTTGCCCATCGCCAGCTGCCCCGTCGTTGAAGATGCCCGTGTTAAATATTACTGGCGCATTATCGCCCCACATCGATGATACAGTAACGTTCAACGGCAGACTAATCCCGGAGAAGACTAATTGGATGAAggtaatttcattttaatcgACAGCTCCGACCTTCTTCTTTCACATGTTTCGTCCCTGTCCGTCCGTGTGACATCGGAACTAAATCGACGTTATTCCCGGAACTCCAGGCCAGGCCCAGTGGGGCGCCACGTGTGGAGGTGTATTGATGGGTGTGGTTTTTGGTCGATAATGTAACTAATGCGTCGAAGTTGCGTTTCGCGTATCTGTCTTTCCTCCTCTCACTTTAGCACTATCGATCGGCGGTAATACAATTATGTAATCGGTCCGCTGAAAAATTGCGCGTTCGCTTCTggtgatatttattttaagaCACGAGTTCGCATGATAATAAGCCACATGGTAGCTATCCAATTTTTGTACTGTTGAAAAAGatttaaaattgcattattATATCGCTTGCATAACACAAGAAATGATGCGATAGAAAGAAGTAAGAGCGAAATACCCTTGTACAGACAATGCATCGGCAAAGTGGAGCATGTAAAATGCCTTTTTGATTACTATTTTAATTACATTGAGATCTGGGTCATTCGGGGAAGGATGTTCGTGTCCATTTTCAAGATTTCATTGTGCACTTTGGTTTGAAAGCTTGGAAATTTGAAAGAGCTTTTGAAAGCTTTTTTCGGGATTGAGTTTGTTAGATGATATCTTGTTGCAGCATAGTTTTCgtgataattttaaaatgatgcatAAAATGATAGACTTACCTAGTCTACTTAGAGACGTTCTTTAA encodes:
- the LOC128726223 gene encoding protein NDRG3 isoform X2; amino-acid sequence: MPQSDGGYVSLGGGPNSIYNSTTEPQSGSKSVMETVKRVIGTAIGAQDKHALLERNVAGAQPFIVSASTNFRDRDKTGKSTNARMPSAPAHTAEEARLLGAMPVDPMDDIELRSVQLQYPNQRGSIVGSCDLRRVPTDKGDILVAVQGDTTKPAIVTYHDLGLNYASSFAGFFNFPTMRSLLDNFCVYHVNAPGQEEGAPTFPEDYVYPTFDELGSQLQFVMTHFNLKSIIGFGVGAGANILARFALANPDKVGALCLINCSSTAAGWIEWGYQLLNTRNLRTKGMTQGVLDYLMWHHFGRNPEERNLDLVQLYKSNFERSINPVNLAMLIDAYIKRTDLNIARTPSGSPQTSAPSLKMPVLNITGALSPHIDDTVTFNGRLIPEKTNWMKISDCGLVLEEQPGKLAEAFRLFLQGEGYAFAALHKLGKLSRSSTIESLSQ
- the LOC128726223 gene encoding protein NDRG3 isoform X3; this translates as MPQSDGGYVSLGGGPNSIYNSTTEPQSGSKSVMETVKRVIGTAIGAQDKHALLERNVAGAQPFIVSASTNFRDRDKTGKSTNARMPSAPAHTAEEARLLGAMPVDPMDDIELRSVQLQYPNQRGSIVGSCDLRRVPTDKGDILVAVQGDTTKPAIVTYHDLGLNYASSFAGFFNFPTMRSLLDNFCVYHVNAPGQEEGAPTFPEDYVYPTFDELGSQLQFVMTHFNLKSIIGFGVGAGANILARFALANPDKVGALCLINCSSTAAGWIEWGYQLLNTRNLRTKGMTQGVLDYLMWHHFGRNPEERNLDLVQLYKSNFERSINPVNLAMLIDAYIKRTDLNIARTPSGSPQTSAPSLKMPVLNITGALSPHIDDTVTFNGRLIPEKTNWMKISDCGLVLEEQPGKLAEAFRLFLQGEGYVSKKLPSPTKAKAPAGL
- the LOC128726223 gene encoding protein NDRG3 isoform X4 is translated as MPSAPAHTAEEARLLGAMPVDPMDDIELRSVQLQYPNQRGSIVGSCDLRRVPTDKGDILVAVQGDTTKPAIVTYHDLGLNYASSFAGFFNFPTMRSLLDNFCVYHVNAPGQEEGAPTFPEDYVYPTFDELGSQLQFVMTHFNLKSIIGFGVGAGANILARFALANPDKVGALCLINCSSTAAGWIEWGYQLLNTRNLRTKGMTQGVLDYLMWHHFGRNPEERNLDLVQLYKSNFERSINPVNLAMLIDAYIKRTDLNIARTPSGSPQTSAPSLKMPVLNITGALSPHIDDTVTFNGRLIPEKTNWMKISDCGLVLEEQPGKLAEAFRLFLQGEGYAFAALHKLGKLSRSSTIESLSQ